In Vespa crabro chromosome 13, iyVesCrab1.2, whole genome shotgun sequence, one DNA window encodes the following:
- the LOC124428699 gene encoding uncharacterized protein LOC124428699 isoform X1 yields the protein MYIDHIASINCPRIYELVFPNVLSSEILKKMLKWTVSRSLSASSSTPHAPASALNKASRRPFRDLSNTPPAVGTQSRHVHTSNLQNITTKPTPVRRRRCRSYGSDLRTYFQATKTNVRIGKRPSLSQRFEGSPKLENFYQGTPRVDTDIGPLTFFPNECKRSTALTLPTDPTLFLKSRSKNFQSNNELPQNMFNEARANLQSHVSDFFHQISMATSPEDVMEAEFVPLDKSRMYPEKNDFRLKLEESKKAQFQSKLAKVTKIHARSRTPYYKKVVQAVSPLKQCLQQQTPLAGKLSNLALDQDLLKFENMDNTVTEVLNRENETNFGGKTVAEILLSDIEERKKILKSRCTVTIEEDETFSFEEDHTYETIIQCDTKMMDEDEAAISQIGIQSDSSVSSASQLLEDPSPMSWPFTSPITNEFDGEFTLKRQRGIRRKRQQQRKEKSVFEGKKPKRMIRITSGGSPRSNQLSKMENRDNPTIEAINPNVKKLVLETDLDSTLEDKQIQNQQFSSKSTFFFKNNCKKEEHSENNGKSTIWELESPKSFLTEGYHNSILNSISNTPEAPLVATVRRCLKYSPESEPSKSDSDRRGSIEIEYSFVANHIQVRVIRCKDLRRTYEGPIHAYVKVSLKNINGEGIVKRTAVHKATPNPAFHETLILPCPVNINQCISKSTSLDIAVWHRDRRARRSELLGCMTLPLPLSQDKVTEATWHPLESGSSRNTSTPYARVPQECGVSPPLSKDGESDNNNSGGDDLTYLKHLELEPVDPLTGLPLHPGFTARGGRTPCTVTRRLIRQSAVNQVPWGFSLSWGRPPRVERVDSGSPAERSGLKPGDYVVFVETTNVVTKPRDEILGLIQAATNQLILEVYRKGGIHSSQQRPNSMNVSLQQTVGPASQHAVAFNAEVFPNLAPDAPPEEELSVREARYQGILKSGHTRFMTPLAERRDVLSAADYMVLFQNLDELLKISEEIRDEGGGTDSYLCRVPKITAAYRRYLSGLQWACYLLVALRRNTAFAKLVCEPAVPHKRRPDLTGILLLPLEHYREMTRLLSLASPRNCQQARDLAQGYRESTANAGVMEPPRDTGRPLLSLQEVESRLVFAKCKPFTLAMPGRQWLFGGALAKVEGRARLQPSWALLLTDLLVFARVSRDRVLFVTEEPLRLANIAEACFTIRKRPTEFRLQVAINSNGNTENGQAEMTNSGGCSPHSRPRRRVIVLRAPSPELKAVWHNLLQRQIIYLNTGYGGTSSVGSPEESPITSTNFAHVRESMESPRMGLRDSHKHEEKKECHSSESLADILKNTREDNHLAQWVRNSHQIPPSDNEGSLEEWTAEELAARAPGEKNERSIQEAMTTTTTTTTTAEEVVTANSDIEQQSTASSASLSTVKSNSITARKNGSYVSSKENSTSSINICRRCHRSGCPTPPLPRDPFSPLPPKISVMPPTPDIYTARHRLRNGLHDSPGRNSPNYASVDGNTEDGSEDDLDCDGEPPYRTLRRFGTMSSLDQDDELDEQGDDENRETESPPSGLRAWTARASNYVVSKMVLLEQFSEGVGDYLLQPPVPPERTEFSLDPNDEEGTTSGATSGDDIWGTPTSGGPDDESFTTHSPPPNGTGNLTGSGEDNYGLNLSTEEDHDQESDNEDCGLPELSMDQLLGGGSLGSLRCFLSRRRLEPLLEEEDSPGSGKHQVGWW from the exons ATGTACATAGACCATATTGCGAGTATAAACTGTCCTCGTATTTATGAGCTCGTGTTCCCAAATGTGTTATCGAGTGAGATCTTGAAAAAG atGCTCAAGTGGACCGTCTCGAGATCGTTGTCAGCGAGTAGCTCGACGCCCCACGCTCCAGCATCCGCTTTGAACAAGGCGTCCCGCAGGCCTTTTCGAGATCTGTCCAACACACCACCGGCCGTCGGTACCCAAAGCAGACACGTACATACGTCGAACCTACAAAATATTACAACGAAACCTACGCCAGTTCGTCGTAGACGGTGTCGTAGTTATGGCAGCGATTTGAGAACCTACTTTCAA GCAACGAAAACCAATGTAAGGATTGGAAAACGACCATCGCTTTCTCAACGATTTGAAGGGTCACCCAAGTTGGAGAATTTTTATCAAGGTACTCCGCGAGTGGATACAGACATAGGACCATTGACGTTCTTCCCAAATGAGTGTAAGCGTTCAACGGCTTTAACTTTACCAACGGATCCAACTTTATTTTTGAAGAgtcgatcgaaaaattttcaaagcaACAATGAGTTACCGCAAAATATGTTTAACGAGGCGCGTGCCAATTTGCAGTCGCACGTTTCGGATTTTTTTCATCAGATTTCTATGGCCACCAGTCCCGAAGACGTGATGGAGGCCGAGTTCGTGCCGTTAGATAAGTCTCGAATGTATCCCGAAAAGAATGATTTCAGATTAAAATTGGAGGAATCTAAGAAGGCACAGTTCCAATCTAAATTGGCGAAGGTTACCAAGATTCACGCGCGAAGTAGAACTCCGTATTACAAGAAGGTTGTTCAAGCTGTTAGTCCTTTGAAGCAATGTCTTCAACAACAAACTCCTCTTGCCGGGAAATTATCGAATCTGGCTCTAGATCAAGATTTacttaaatttgaaaatatggataatacGGTTACGGAAGTTCTCAACAG agaaaacgaaacaaatttTGGTGGCAAAACAGTCGCGGAGATTCTTTTGAGTGACAttgaagagaggaaaaagatacTCAAAAGTCGTTGTACAGTTACTATAGAGGAAGACGAAACCTTCTCTTTCGAGGAGGATCATACTTATGAGACGATCATTCAATGCGATACGAAAATGATGGATGAGGACGAAGCTGCTATTTCGCAAATAGGGATACAGAGCGATAGTTCCGTGTCTTCGGCTAGTCAGCTTTTAGAGGATCCTTCGCCGATGTCTTGGCCCTTTACGTCGCCGATCACCAATGAATTCGACGGTGAATTCACTTTGAAAAGACAGCGCGGTATACGTAGAAAACGTCAGCaacagagaaaagagaagagtgtTTTCGAGGGTAAGAAACCGAAAAGAATGATCAGGATAACTTCTGGCGGGAGTCCTAGATCAAATCAACTATCAAAAATGGAAAACAGGGATAATCCTACGATAGAGGCGATCAATCCTAATGTAAAGAAACTCGTCCTTGAGACAGACTTAGATTCTACTTTGGAGGATAAACAAATCCAAAATCAACAGTTTTCGAGTAAATCGACCttctttttcaagaataattgTAAGAAAGAGGAGCATTCGGAGAATAATGGAAAAAGCACTATATGGGAGTTGGAAAGTCCTAAATCGTTTTTGACAGAGGGCTATCATAATTCGATCTTAAACTCAATTTCTAATACTCCAGAAGCTCCGTTGGTTGCGACCGTTCGAAGATGTTTGAAATATAGTCCGGAGAGCGAACCATCGAAATCGGATTCGGATCGTCGCGGATCTATCGAAATCGAGTATTCGTTTGTTGCCAATCATATACAAGTTCGAG TGATAAGGTGCAAGGACCTACGGAGGACCTACGAGGGACCTATTCACGCCTACGTTAAGGTCAGCCTAAAAAATATCAACGGTGAGGGAATCGTTAAGAGAACTGCGGTTCACAAAGCCACACCAAATCCCGCTTTTCACGAGACCTTAATATTGCCCTGCCCGGTTAATATCAATCAGTGCATCAGCAAATCTACGTCCCTGGATATCGCGGTCTGGCATAGAGATCGTCGAGCAAG ACGTAGCGAGCTGCTGGGCTGTATGACTTTACCTCTACCTTTGTCTCAGGATAAGGTAAcg GAAGCAACATGGCACCCACTCGAATCTGGATCCAGCCGAAATACAAGTACCCCTTATGCAAGAGTACCACAAGAATGTGGAGTCTCGCCGCCTTTATCCAAGGATGGAGAATCAGATAACAACAATTCCGGTGGGGATGATTTGACGTATTTAAAACATCTTGAGTTGGAACCAGTCGATCCTCTGACCGGCTTACCTCTACATCCAGGCTTTACCGCGAGAGGTGGTAGAACGCCTTGTACTGTAACCAGAAGACTGATTAGACAAAGTGCTGTGAATCAG GTGCCATGGGGTTTCTCTTTATCCTGGGGCAGACCGCCACGTGTGGAACGCGTCGATTCAGGAAGTCCTGCGGAAAGATCTGGTTTGAAACCAGGCGATTACGTCGTCTTCGTCGAAACAACGAACGTTGTAACGAAACCGAGGGACGAGATTTTGGGCTTGATCCAGGCGGCAACGAATCAGCTCATCCTTGAGGTTTATCGTAAGGGAGGCATTCATTCGTCACAGCAGAGGCCCAACTCGATGAATGTCTCTCTTCAACAAACTGTCGGTCCCGCTAGTCAGCACGCCGTCGCGTTCAACGCCGAG GTTTTTCCGAATCTTGCTCCGGATGCACCACCGGAGGAAGAGTTATCGGTACGAGAGGCAAGATACCAGGGGATTCTGAAGAGCGGTCACACAAGATTCATGACGCCGCTGGCCGAAAGGCGTGACGTTCTCTCCGCGGCGGACTACATGGTCCTCTTTCAAAATCTAGACGAATTACTTAAGATATCCGAGGAGATTAGAGACGAGGGTGGCGGTACCGATAGCTATCTCTGCAGAGTACCCAAGATCACGGCCGCTTACAGACGATACCTCAGTGGACTGCAATGGGCCTGTTATTTGCTCGTTGCACTCAGACGGAATACGGCCTTTGCTAAGTTGGTCTGTGAACCTGCCGTTCCTCATAAAAGGCGGCCTGACCTTACGGGAATCCTCTTGCTTCCTTTAGAGCATTATAG AGAAATGACGAGATTACTGAGTCTGGCATCGCCAAGAAACTGTCAGCAAGCTCGAGATTTGGCACAAGGTTACAGAGAATCAACGGCTAATGCAGGCGTAATGGAACCACCGCGAGATACCGGAAGACCTTTACTTAGTTTACAGGAAGTCGAGTCGCGATTGGTTTTCGCAAAATGCAAACCGTTTACTTTAGCCATGCCAGGAAGGCAATG GCTTTTCGGCGGGGCCCTAGCAAAGGTCGAAGGTCGGGCTCGTTTGCAACCATCATGGGCGCTCCTTCTTACCGACTTATTGGTATTTGCTCGCGTTTCGAGGGATCGCGTTCTTTTCGTTACTGAAGAACCTCTGCGATTGGCCAATATTGCAGAAGCGTGTTTTACCATTAGAAAGAGGCCGACAGAATTCAGATTACAGGTGGCAATCAATTCGAATGGTAATACTGAGAACGGTCAGGCAGAAATGACAAACAGCGGAGGTTGTAGTCCCCATAGTCGTCCTCGAAGACGAGTCATCGTATTAAGAGCTCCCAGCCCGGAGCTCAAAGCAGTTTGGCACAACTTGCTTCAACGACAAAT AATTTATCTAAATACAGGCTATGGTGGAACATCAAGTGTTGGCAGCCCCGAGGAGAGTCCGATTACGAGCACCAACTTTGCTCACGTTAGAGAATCGATGGAAAGTCCGCGG ATGGGATTACGGGACTCGCATAAGcacgaggaaaaaaaggaatgtcATTCAAGTGAAAGTCTTGccgatattttgaaaaatacgcGAGAGGACAATCATTTGGCCCAATGGGTGCGCAATTCTCACCAAATACCGCCTTCCGATAACGAAGGTTCCCTCGAGGAATGGACTGCCGAAGAATTAGCTGCAAGAGCACCCGgagagaagaacgaaagatCCATTCAGGAAGctatgacgacgacaacgacgacgacgacaacggcaGAAGAAGTCGTAACTGCAAATTCGGACATAGAGCAACAGAGCACAGCCTCCAGTGCCAGTTTAAGTACAGTCAAATCCAATAGTATTACGGCAAGAAAAAATGGGAGCTACGTATCCTCGAAAGAAAACTCTACGAGTTCTATCAACATCTGTAGACGATGTCATAG aTCTGGCTGCCCCACACCGCCTCTTCCAAGAGACCCTTTCTCTCCGTTACCTCCTAAAATATCTGTCATGCCACCTACGCCAGATATTTATACGGCGAGACATAGATTAAGAAATGGCCTACATGATAGTCCAGGACGTAACAGTCCAAATTATGCATCTGTCGACGGTAATACGGAAGATGGAAGCGAAGATGATCTCGACTGCGACGGAGAACCACCTTACAG AACGTTGAGAAGATTTGGTACGATGAGTAGTTTGGACCAAGACGACGAGCTGGACGAGCAAGGAGATGATGAAAATCGTGAGACAGAATCACCACCTTCGGGTCTGAGAGCTTGGACCGCAAGAGCTAGTAATTATGTCGTTAGCAAGATGGTTCTTTTGGAGCAATTTAGCGAAGGGGTTGGCGATTACCTTCTTCAACCGCCTGTTCCTCCAGAAAGGACAGAATTTTCTCTCGATCCTAACGACGAGGAGGGTACTACGTCGGGTGCAACTTCGGGAGATGATATTTGGGGTACTCCAACCTCCGGAGGTCCAGACGACGAGAGTTTTACAACACATTCG CCGCCGCCAAATGGGACCGGCAATTTGACTGGTTCCGGAGAAGACAATTATGGTCTGAATTTATCTACGGAGGAAGATCACGATCAAGAATCGGATAACGAGGATTGCGGTTTGCCCGAGCTAAGCATGGATCAATTACTTGGCGGAGGTAGCCTTGGCTCGCTACGTTGCTTCTTAAGCAGAAGAAGACTGGAGCCTTTACTCGAAGAGGAGGATTCTCCTGGAAGTGGAAAACATCAAGTTGGATGGTGGTGA
- the LOC124428699 gene encoding uncharacterized protein LOC124428699 isoform X4, producing the protein MYIDHIASINCPRIYELVFPNVLSSEILKKMLKWTVSRSLSASSSTPHAPASALNKASRRPFRDLSNTPPAVGTQSRHVHTSNLQNITTKPTPVRRRRCRSYGSDLRTYFQATKTNVRIGKRPSLSQRFEGSPKLENFYQGTPRVDTDIGPLTFFPNECKRSTALTLPTDPTLFLKSRSKNFQSNNELPQNMFNEARANLQSHVSDFFHQISMATSPEDVMEAEFVPLDKSRMYPEKNDFRLKLEESKKAQFQSKLAKVTKIHARSRTPYYKKVVQAVSPLKQCLQQQTPLAGKLSNLALDQDLLKFENMDNTVTEVLNRENETNFGGKTVAEILLSDIEERKKILKSRCTVTIEEDETFSFEEDHTYETIIQCDTKMMDEDEAAISQIGIQSDSSVSSASQLLEDPSPMSWPFTSPITNEFDGEFTLKRQRGIRRKRQQQRKEKSVFEGKKPKRMIRITSGGSPRSNQLSKMENRDNPTIEAINPNVKKLVLETDLDSTLEDKQIQNQQFSSKSTFFFKNNCKKEEHSENNGKSTIWELESPKSFLTEGYHNSILNSISNTPEAPLVATVRRCLKYSPESEPSKSDSDRRGSIEIEYSFVANHIQVRVIRCKDLRRTYEGPIHAYVKVSLKNINGEGIVKRTAVHKATPNPAFHETLILPCPVNINQCISKSTSLDIAVWHRDRRARRSELLGCMTLPLPLSQDKVTEATWHPLESGSSRNTSTPYARVPQECGVSPPLSKDGESDNNNSGGDDLTYLKHLELEPVDPLTGLPLHPGFTARGGRTPCTVTRRLIRQSAVNQVPWGFSLSWGRPPRVERVDSGSPAERSGLKPGDYVVFVETTNVVTKPRDEILGLIQAATNQLILEVYRKGGIHSSQQRPNSMNVSLQQTVGPASQHAVAFNAEVFPNLAPDAPPEEELSVREARYQGILKSGHTRFMTPLAERRDVLSAADYMVLFQNLDELLKISEEIRDEGGGTDSYLCRVPKITAAYRRYLSGLQWACYLLVALRRNTAFAKLVCEPAVPHKRRPDLTGILLLPLEHYREMTRLLSLASPRNCQQARDLAQGYRESTANAGVMEPPRDTGRPLLSLQEVESRLVFAKCKPFTLAMPGRQWLFGGALAKVEGRARLQPSWALLLTDLLVFARVSRDRVLFVTEEPLRLANIAEACFTIRKRPTEFRLQVAINSNGNTENGQAEMTNSGGCSPHSRPRRRVIVLRAPSPELKAVWHNLLQRQIIYLNTGYGGTSSVGSPEESPITSTNFAHVRESMESPRMGLRDSHKHEEKKECHSSESLADILKNTREDNHLAQWVRNSHQIPPSDNEGSLEEWTAEELAARAPGEKNERSIQEAMTTTTTTTTTAEEVVTANSDIEQQSTASSASLSTVKSNSITARKNGSYVSSKENSTSSINICRRCHRSGCPTPPLPRDPFSPLPPKISVMPPTPDIYTARHRLRNGLHDSPGRNSPNYASVDGNTEDGSEDDLDCDGEPPYRTLRRFGTMSSLDQDDELDEQGDDENRETESPPSGLRAWTARASNYVVSKMVLLEQFSEGVGDYLLQPPVPPERTEFSLDPNDEEGTTSGATSGDDIWGTPTSGGPDDESFTTHSNH; encoded by the exons ATGTACATAGACCATATTGCGAGTATAAACTGTCCTCGTATTTATGAGCTCGTGTTCCCAAATGTGTTATCGAGTGAGATCTTGAAAAAG atGCTCAAGTGGACCGTCTCGAGATCGTTGTCAGCGAGTAGCTCGACGCCCCACGCTCCAGCATCCGCTTTGAACAAGGCGTCCCGCAGGCCTTTTCGAGATCTGTCCAACACACCACCGGCCGTCGGTACCCAAAGCAGACACGTACATACGTCGAACCTACAAAATATTACAACGAAACCTACGCCAGTTCGTCGTAGACGGTGTCGTAGTTATGGCAGCGATTTGAGAACCTACTTTCAA GCAACGAAAACCAATGTAAGGATTGGAAAACGACCATCGCTTTCTCAACGATTTGAAGGGTCACCCAAGTTGGAGAATTTTTATCAAGGTACTCCGCGAGTGGATACAGACATAGGACCATTGACGTTCTTCCCAAATGAGTGTAAGCGTTCAACGGCTTTAACTTTACCAACGGATCCAACTTTATTTTTGAAGAgtcgatcgaaaaattttcaaagcaACAATGAGTTACCGCAAAATATGTTTAACGAGGCGCGTGCCAATTTGCAGTCGCACGTTTCGGATTTTTTTCATCAGATTTCTATGGCCACCAGTCCCGAAGACGTGATGGAGGCCGAGTTCGTGCCGTTAGATAAGTCTCGAATGTATCCCGAAAAGAATGATTTCAGATTAAAATTGGAGGAATCTAAGAAGGCACAGTTCCAATCTAAATTGGCGAAGGTTACCAAGATTCACGCGCGAAGTAGAACTCCGTATTACAAGAAGGTTGTTCAAGCTGTTAGTCCTTTGAAGCAATGTCTTCAACAACAAACTCCTCTTGCCGGGAAATTATCGAATCTGGCTCTAGATCAAGATTTacttaaatttgaaaatatggataatacGGTTACGGAAGTTCTCAACAG agaaaacgaaacaaatttTGGTGGCAAAACAGTCGCGGAGATTCTTTTGAGTGACAttgaagagaggaaaaagatacTCAAAAGTCGTTGTACAGTTACTATAGAGGAAGACGAAACCTTCTCTTTCGAGGAGGATCATACTTATGAGACGATCATTCAATGCGATACGAAAATGATGGATGAGGACGAAGCTGCTATTTCGCAAATAGGGATACAGAGCGATAGTTCCGTGTCTTCGGCTAGTCAGCTTTTAGAGGATCCTTCGCCGATGTCTTGGCCCTTTACGTCGCCGATCACCAATGAATTCGACGGTGAATTCACTTTGAAAAGACAGCGCGGTATACGTAGAAAACGTCAGCaacagagaaaagagaagagtgtTTTCGAGGGTAAGAAACCGAAAAGAATGATCAGGATAACTTCTGGCGGGAGTCCTAGATCAAATCAACTATCAAAAATGGAAAACAGGGATAATCCTACGATAGAGGCGATCAATCCTAATGTAAAGAAACTCGTCCTTGAGACAGACTTAGATTCTACTTTGGAGGATAAACAAATCCAAAATCAACAGTTTTCGAGTAAATCGACCttctttttcaagaataattgTAAGAAAGAGGAGCATTCGGAGAATAATGGAAAAAGCACTATATGGGAGTTGGAAAGTCCTAAATCGTTTTTGACAGAGGGCTATCATAATTCGATCTTAAACTCAATTTCTAATACTCCAGAAGCTCCGTTGGTTGCGACCGTTCGAAGATGTTTGAAATATAGTCCGGAGAGCGAACCATCGAAATCGGATTCGGATCGTCGCGGATCTATCGAAATCGAGTATTCGTTTGTTGCCAATCATATACAAGTTCGAG TGATAAGGTGCAAGGACCTACGGAGGACCTACGAGGGACCTATTCACGCCTACGTTAAGGTCAGCCTAAAAAATATCAACGGTGAGGGAATCGTTAAGAGAACTGCGGTTCACAAAGCCACACCAAATCCCGCTTTTCACGAGACCTTAATATTGCCCTGCCCGGTTAATATCAATCAGTGCATCAGCAAATCTACGTCCCTGGATATCGCGGTCTGGCATAGAGATCGTCGAGCAAG ACGTAGCGAGCTGCTGGGCTGTATGACTTTACCTCTACCTTTGTCTCAGGATAAGGTAAcg GAAGCAACATGGCACCCACTCGAATCTGGATCCAGCCGAAATACAAGTACCCCTTATGCAAGAGTACCACAAGAATGTGGAGTCTCGCCGCCTTTATCCAAGGATGGAGAATCAGATAACAACAATTCCGGTGGGGATGATTTGACGTATTTAAAACATCTTGAGTTGGAACCAGTCGATCCTCTGACCGGCTTACCTCTACATCCAGGCTTTACCGCGAGAGGTGGTAGAACGCCTTGTACTGTAACCAGAAGACTGATTAGACAAAGTGCTGTGAATCAG GTGCCATGGGGTTTCTCTTTATCCTGGGGCAGACCGCCACGTGTGGAACGCGTCGATTCAGGAAGTCCTGCGGAAAGATCTGGTTTGAAACCAGGCGATTACGTCGTCTTCGTCGAAACAACGAACGTTGTAACGAAACCGAGGGACGAGATTTTGGGCTTGATCCAGGCGGCAACGAATCAGCTCATCCTTGAGGTTTATCGTAAGGGAGGCATTCATTCGTCACAGCAGAGGCCCAACTCGATGAATGTCTCTCTTCAACAAACTGTCGGTCCCGCTAGTCAGCACGCCGTCGCGTTCAACGCCGAG GTTTTTCCGAATCTTGCTCCGGATGCACCACCGGAGGAAGAGTTATCGGTACGAGAGGCAAGATACCAGGGGATTCTGAAGAGCGGTCACACAAGATTCATGACGCCGCTGGCCGAAAGGCGTGACGTTCTCTCCGCGGCGGACTACATGGTCCTCTTTCAAAATCTAGACGAATTACTTAAGATATCCGAGGAGATTAGAGACGAGGGTGGCGGTACCGATAGCTATCTCTGCAGAGTACCCAAGATCACGGCCGCTTACAGACGATACCTCAGTGGACTGCAATGGGCCTGTTATTTGCTCGTTGCACTCAGACGGAATACGGCCTTTGCTAAGTTGGTCTGTGAACCTGCCGTTCCTCATAAAAGGCGGCCTGACCTTACGGGAATCCTCTTGCTTCCTTTAGAGCATTATAG AGAAATGACGAGATTACTGAGTCTGGCATCGCCAAGAAACTGTCAGCAAGCTCGAGATTTGGCACAAGGTTACAGAGAATCAACGGCTAATGCAGGCGTAATGGAACCACCGCGAGATACCGGAAGACCTTTACTTAGTTTACAGGAAGTCGAGTCGCGATTGGTTTTCGCAAAATGCAAACCGTTTACTTTAGCCATGCCAGGAAGGCAATG GCTTTTCGGCGGGGCCCTAGCAAAGGTCGAAGGTCGGGCTCGTTTGCAACCATCATGGGCGCTCCTTCTTACCGACTTATTGGTATTTGCTCGCGTTTCGAGGGATCGCGTTCTTTTCGTTACTGAAGAACCTCTGCGATTGGCCAATATTGCAGAAGCGTGTTTTACCATTAGAAAGAGGCCGACAGAATTCAGATTACAGGTGGCAATCAATTCGAATGGTAATACTGAGAACGGTCAGGCAGAAATGACAAACAGCGGAGGTTGTAGTCCCCATAGTCGTCCTCGAAGACGAGTCATCGTATTAAGAGCTCCCAGCCCGGAGCTCAAAGCAGTTTGGCACAACTTGCTTCAACGACAAAT AATTTATCTAAATACAGGCTATGGTGGAACATCAAGTGTTGGCAGCCCCGAGGAGAGTCCGATTACGAGCACCAACTTTGCTCACGTTAGAGAATCGATGGAAAGTCCGCGG ATGGGATTACGGGACTCGCATAAGcacgaggaaaaaaaggaatgtcATTCAAGTGAAAGTCTTGccgatattttgaaaaatacgcGAGAGGACAATCATTTGGCCCAATGGGTGCGCAATTCTCACCAAATACCGCCTTCCGATAACGAAGGTTCCCTCGAGGAATGGACTGCCGAAGAATTAGCTGCAAGAGCACCCGgagagaagaacgaaagatCCATTCAGGAAGctatgacgacgacaacgacgacgacgacaacggcaGAAGAAGTCGTAACTGCAAATTCGGACATAGAGCAACAGAGCACAGCCTCCAGTGCCAGTTTAAGTACAGTCAAATCCAATAGTATTACGGCAAGAAAAAATGGGAGCTACGTATCCTCGAAAGAAAACTCTACGAGTTCTATCAACATCTGTAGACGATGTCATAG aTCTGGCTGCCCCACACCGCCTCTTCCAAGAGACCCTTTCTCTCCGTTACCTCCTAAAATATCTGTCATGCCACCTACGCCAGATATTTATACGGCGAGACATAGATTAAGAAATGGCCTACATGATAGTCCAGGACGTAACAGTCCAAATTATGCATCTGTCGACGGTAATACGGAAGATGGAAGCGAAGATGATCTCGACTGCGACGGAGAACCACCTTACAG AACGTTGAGAAGATTTGGTACGATGAGTAGTTTGGACCAAGACGACGAGCTGGACGAGCAAGGAGATGATGAAAATCGTGAGACAGAATCACCACCTTCGGGTCTGAGAGCTTGGACCGCAAGAGCTAGTAATTATGTCGTTAGCAAGATGGTTCTTTTGGAGCAATTTAGCGAAGGGGTTGGCGATTACCTTCTTCAACCGCCTGTTCCTCCAGAAAGGACAGAATTTTCTCTCGATCCTAACGACGAGGAGGGTACTACGTCGGGTGCAACTTCGGGAGATGATATTTGGGGTACTCCAACCTCCGGAGGTCCAGACGACGAGAGTTTTACAACACATTCG AATCATTAG